From Triplophysa dalaica isolate WHDGS20190420 chromosome 16, ASM1584641v1, whole genome shotgun sequence:
AATCCCTGCCTCTCCCCTTTATCCAATTGCCTCATTTGAAACACGCCCCCAAACCTGGATGTTTACATGATTGAATTCTCTTTTGACTTGACTAGAGCGCACACTTAAGTACTGAAGCCTTATTCAGTGTTAATGTACCCTATCAGGATGTGCCTTTCGGCTTTCCCTCTTACGGTACCGAGCAGTTACTTTCTGAATATTACAATCCTGGGAATTCTAAAACGCCGAATAAGATCTGAATAAGCGTTTGCGCTTAGTATGTATACTACTAAACAAGTGAGAGAATGTGCTGGTTTACAtgattatatataaacaaatatataaaagaggTAAATAATGTGTATATAGCACTGTCTTGTGTTAACATGAGATGTATGGTTCCGTCCTATACAGCGATGTGGTAACATGTGGTTTAAGGGGGGCCCTGATTGGTCAATGTTTGTCAAGAGCAGAGGTTAATGCAGCGCTAAGCAATACAGGGAAACCCAGAAGGGAATTTTCATTGATATGGCTTCATAAGTCAAACACAGTTGTATAAAGTATCCCTTtagaaaatgttgaaatgttttttttttaatatgactttaatatgttttattttttatgcaattGAGATGCAATAGCGCTAATCTAAGAGAGCCTTTCTCATGAACTGAAAGAATTTATCGATGAGATTGGTTGCTTTAAGGGCGTCAGGCGAATTTATGAAGGGATCCTGTAGAGTACTGTATGTTGTCCATCGGGGTAGAGATGAAACGGCTTGAATAATTAGCAAACTGATTTTTCGGGTGGACTTTTTTATGAGATCAATACCCAGACGGCCCAATCTCACAAGGAGAGCCTTAAACTTAGGGGAAAACAAAGCTATCGATTCTGTTGGATCTCCTTTACAATccaatgtgttttctttattgaAGTAATTTAACTTTTTCAGTACAGCCATATTATAAAaggtatatacatatatatgattatatatatatacatatatatttgtgtgtttgtgtagataaatatatagatataattTGTTATAGAACATTTTATTCAGTGTTTCAGAACACTTCGTTTCAACTTACACTGTCAATCTAGAATGTACAGGTGATccaaataaacatatatattgaaaaaaataccTTCCAAAGGGAACCTTCTTaaaatgcaatacattttttttccagtCATTTTAGTTTTCGCTAGACAAGTTGACCAAAAAGTACATTTGATGTTTGGACACGGAAGTAGTGTGGTACCACATCAAATCCATTTCACGAATGTCACAATCGGTTGGCTTGGCCCTTAAATGTATGTGCGAGTATGTGTTTGTATGCGATCTCTCTTTTTTAGTTCCAATTCTAATTCACTACAACTATCATCCTACACATTTGTCTTTCGCAAAGTACACTCTTGCAGGGTCGAAGAGAATTTGCCCTAAGAATCAGATATTGTCtgttttacatataaaaatgtttattaagatCAAACGTTTGTGTCAATTGGGTGCCAGAGCATTAGTTaacaatgatgtcatcacatcCACGTCGCATTTTATTGCTGCTTCAAGACCTTGCGTTGTGTGAAATTGACATCCAAGTCAAAGGGCATCCGTTGCTTCtctcattgttttgtttattttcttgtgtGATTATTTACATCAGATTCActatgatttttcttttttaaagtagtttttGGTAAATACTGCTAgtaagattttatatttttacatatatttgttttattttgagtttttttttatttatactgtatgccTCTTAGTTTGGATGTCTTTTAAATGGTGTTGGTTTTTTTCGGTATCGTGTGATTTCATACGTCTTTGAGAATGTGGAGACAAATGCATTTCAgtatttttaaattgttaaaaatctAGTTTCCTAGATCGAATTATCTATATAGTGGTAATTATTTGATgtcataaattatattttaattcatgtaCATAGTTTTAAAAAAGCAGGCAATGGCTTCCTTTTAAACTGAACACGTTTCTCTGCCGAgattgtttacattataaaactGTAGAAACTGATCcccatatactgtaaaaaacgtACATATATTCATTGTTTTGcctccaaaaaataaaacccaTAATGAACAATGTTCTTTCTTCTCTGTTCTTTTACTGAATTTCTCTGCATGCATCAAGCAGCATACTAGACTGCAATAATAGCGTCCGTAGAATTAAGGCCTATTCTTGGGACCGATGCTTAATATCAAATCTGTGCATCTCAAAACAAAGGCTTTGAAAAACTCTGCAGCATCAGctttaaaaccctttttttcGACGTTCCAGCGACATTACGGAATGTACACACAGAATAGCTCAGCTGGAAGCTGTCTGATTCGTTGCTGCATTGGAATCGCAGCCCATAGCAAATCTGTGTGGTATCCATGCAGCGTGCCTGCAATTTTTATATAGCAAAGCTAATTAGGTTTTTTATTTGCTGAGGGTATGTAGCAGAACATGCTGAATGAAGCCTATCTTAATACATCGATGTGGAAGGTTGCTGGCAATTTACCGCTTAGCTGGTTTTTGATTCAGATGTCAGAACGATCATTCCCATACTGCAtatccatgtgtgtgtgcgtgtggggaTGCACATTTATCTTTGAGTTGTATTTGCTTTCACGTCAGAGGGCTTTTTTTAGCTTTTGCAGCGGTTGCAGATTTATGGACTCCGCCTCTTTGCTGTGGGAATGAGGCAAATTTAATACAAGACATGACATCATGGTCTGTTGACGTGAGCCGAGTGCGTCTGTGACATGACGTGAATTCTAGGGATGAACCCGCCCCCTTTTGCTGCCCTGCCAATCACCTCTCAGCCTTCCTAGTTGATTACGCCAACACCCCTTAGGTGTTATCCAATGCTTTTGTAAGACTGTTCTGTATGTCccagtgagagagtgagagagagagagagagagagagagaaagagagagagagagagagagagagagagtactgCATTACTTGAGGCAGACTACAGATTTTGCACAGCAACAGTTACTTGGCTTTAAAAAAGCAACCTGGCACAAAAAACTCAATTGATCTTTTATTCAAAGCTTTAAAcatcactatatatatataaataaacataactacAAGTGTAATGTGAATTTTTCAACAGTTACAGAAGCGACACtctttaatacatatttttaagcAATCGAGTGTGAGAAAGCTCTATTCTATACACACTCCCCAACTACCAAACCGTGTCAATAATAAAGTGCATGAGATAACAACTACACAAAGCCCACCCTTCTGTCGATGATATTTCCTCATCCATGATGTCATTGTTGGGGTCTTTGCAACAGAACCTTAATGGTTACCTaaaggtttttatttactaACAACTGATGATTTTAACAggacaaatataataaaagttgTCCAACCTACGGGACCACAGATGTCTTCCTGTATGGTCAGACAGTTAGGTGATAACACAGGTCTTGGACTGAGATGTCTGTGCTGTACTTCCTGCGAGGAACACAGATCAGGTAAATAAACACGTTATTAGCTGTAGGTTACactaaataataacacataaaaCTTTCTTTAAGGTGTGAGGATTTGAACTAGGGATTTCGCAATATACCAGTGCTGATCAAAATTGTGACATTAATAACCGTGATCTATgttataatattgtaaataaataagtgcCGTAAAAGGTTGactctccctcttgtcatttcaaacctgtatgtctttctctCATCTgcagaacaattttttttattttgaagaatgttggcattCAAACACTGGCGTACCCAtcgatttgcattggttttgtgtccatacaatggaagcgAATGGGTACCGCCGCCGTTCTGTTACcaaagttctttaaaatatcttctgttcaGCAGATTAAGGaagttgtaaaatgtatttgcGGCAAAAAGCTTTAGATGTTTTTACAAGCTTTTGAGACAGTTTGAGTCACCGTGTACCTTGTTTAGCAGCTAATGCGGCAGCTCCCGCTTCCTCTTTAGCTTTCTTGGCCTCATCCAGCTTTGCAACCTTGGCCTCATGAATTTCCTTCAGAGCGTTCCACTCCTTCCTGTTGTTGAGAAGACGCTCCAGCATGGGCGTGATCTCGACATGAAAGCGTGAGAACTCCTGCAAGAGGAAGGGCAGGGTTGCATACTTGTATCAATGCGTCAAAGAGATCATCATTTAATCAACCTCATGTTGTTAAAACCTGGAtacgactctttcttctgtgggacacaaattaagatattttgagaaatgtctcagttgtttgtgttcatacaataaaagtcaatgggtccaatgttgtttggataccaacattcttcaaaatatcttcttttgtgttctgaaaaagaaagtcacacaagtttggaacgacatgaaaATGagcattattcattttttgccTGGTGATTTTGATCTTTAACGTGCTAGATATTTTTTCACAACATTTATATGATttgatttgttcatttaaaatgataattctttcatcatcttATTCTGAACCCATATGTTTCAAGATACCCTCGATAATTCGAAACACAGCTCTATATGATGCTTGCAAATGAGACATTTGCCTAGATTGATCATATCCAGCAAGCACATGAAGTGTGAAGGGTGCACCTGCCATTAGCCTGACAACCTGACAAATGAGTTTTGGTATTTGGAGACCTGATAGCTTTGTGTTTCTCAGTACTTTCACGTTCTCTAATTCCAGCAGACTTAGGCTCAATACGATTCGAGACATATGATCAAGATCAGCGCTGAGAAATTATGCAGATGATTTCGTATCGGTCTCCTGATGGTCTCTCGGGAGGATCCCGTGAACATTTAGAAGAACGGATCGATGTATAGTCCCATATGTAGTTTTGTGTACTAATCGAAATGGCAGAACCTCACCTTGTATACAAAAGCACAGACGAAATCAATAAAACCACACTGCAGTTTGGGAAGTTCATCCGCCTTGTTCCGGTCCATCATGGGCTGGAAGGGAAACAGCATGCACTTAACGGAGTATCACAACCTACACAAAGCCAATGCAATGGCAGGGCTAAAAAAATGTTCGGCTAAAATGGAAAGTTTGATGGGACTCAAAAGCTGACATTAAATTCCTACAATTTTACAATCACGGTTGAGTAAGACTGGGGGTCGGGGAGCGGTCTGTTTGACTGGAGTGTTGCGACCGATCTGTCTGATTCACTGCACCGCATAATAGGCTGTACATCACTACATGACCCATGGGAACTTTCTCATTCTTTCTCCCCCCAACACCCCTTTATTCTCACAATGGGCTGCTGCTCCAGCACTGTTCTCTCCAGGTCACCCTGCTCCCAGAATTCAGCAGCCACCGACAGCGCCACCTGGAGGACAGACAACATACAGACAACGTCAATAACAAACCAGAATCCATTCTGTCTTTATAGTCCATTACATGCATTAGCAGATGCTAATATGAATTTGATGTGCATTATTTTCCAAATCGTACATATAAACTATGTATTAGAGATTTAATGATAAAAACGTGTCTGCTCTACAACAGTTTTCACTCGGCGAGAGCATAGCACGTCTCACTGCAGCTATGAAattcaccatcatcatcattgtTCTCAGATCTACTTTCATGAATATAATAACAACATTACCAGAAAAAAGGCTATGTTCGTTCTGAATGTAAACACACAAGCTTTGATGCATTATCATATGAATGGAGTTTTGGTCTCATTACGCTGGCTGAAAGCCCAGATATTTAATTTCCTCGTGCAGTCACCCCCTTGGCTGCCCTACGTGTCTGAATACATCGCTGTTGTAGCGATATTGCATTATGCATTAGGAATATCTAACCTTGCTCTGTATCTCCCATGGCTTGGCGATGGCCGACAAATCACACGCAGTCATCATCATTGCCCTGCGGAAACCAAAGCCAAAACACCACACTGTATTCACATTTACGAAATAGAAATGACACAAGCTGTTGCGTATCATTTTAGTTTAGAAGTATATAAATCCGTCAATTGGACACATAGATATTCGTTTTCGGAAACATATTTTTTCGCAACGCTTACATGACGATCTCCTTCCGAGTCGTCTCGTACATCATGTATTTCGTCCAGTCATCCCAGCTCTCGTAGGTCTTGGACTGATCCACGATTTTTTGAAACATGGCTCTTTTTCTGCAGAGGCACATTCAAATACaagtaacacaaaacacaaaagaagatattttgaagaatgtcggtaaccgtacaatggcggtacccatttacttctactGTATGCAGACAAAGCCATTGCAAGTCAATTTAGTCAATCGCCGTCGTTTAGTTgccaacattctacaaaatatcgtcttttgtgctctgcagaagaaagaaatacatGCAGGTTTGATGTGacaaaagggtgaataaatgacagaatatttattgttgggaacattgttgtttttttatggttttttaattgataaaaaaaagcaAGACATAAACGATAAAATTCTTACTTGAAATATAAGGCCAGGTCTGTTGCAATGATAGCTATGTCCATTAAATGGATGACAGTTTCGTGTTGTCTCCGGGTAAGATTTTGGTAGATATTCAAGGACTTGGAAAGATAGTATTTAGGCAAAATAAAAAGAGGTGGGTTCAAATTTGTGATGAAAACAGTAGCTTTTAAAAAGCGaaaaaaattcattaaattTTCAGCATTACTTCATCTCTAAGCAGAGTTTTTCCAAACTCCAGATGGTGCCTTTCGAGGATGGAGGAGCCGTGCAGCTTTGCCAGTGGATTGCCAGACCTGACAAAATcatcaaaacacagacgtaCATTCACGAAAACCAGAATGAATTTTAATAAGTGTAATACATCAACAATAAGTGACAAAAATCTGATGTCTTAGAAATTCCAGAATGAAAATTTGTCTCTTAACagttttttggtgaacttttcctttaattcTTGTTAAGAGCAGCAGGAGGTTGACACTTCATTAAAACCAGCACATACTTCATCTGGTAAAGGTTGTTCGTGCCGCGGTGATCAATATCATGACAGAGTCCAGCTGTCACCATCGCCATCGTCTCCAGGTCTGTATAATAACGCTTCAGGTCACCTGTCTAAATCAAGACAACACAGGTTTAATAGATTTCAAGGAGGAGCCTGTATTAGACACACCACCTTTGATGCTGACTGGTGAGGAGTCATTAGATTCCGTGAGGCGTGAGAGTAGTGCGGAGAGAGGCTCATTAACTCGCTGGCCTGCGTTTCTTGCTGCCCTCAATCCTGCCTGATTTACAGCCAGATCACAGTTATTACACATGACTTAACCAGGAGCAGCTTTACACATGGCTGATTTAATTACATGAGGCCGTCTGccattttatatgaatatgaattgaAGGTGGGGCTGTCTTTGAGCATGTTCCAAATCCGCACCACACACTCAGAGGGGAAAATTCATCAAACGTGTAACTACTAGCCTAACAAAACTGGCTTGTTTATTATTCTTCTCACTTTGCAGGGTGAccaagtaatttttttaaaattgtattggCTTATGTTGATGAAGATGAGCATTTGTAATGTTGTTCTGCGCAGGTTTTCTTACCATGAGGAGTGTGAACATGGTTTGGCCCACGTTGAAGCCGTGCCTCCAGTTATGGTAGGTGATCCTTCTGTAACCTTTACTGACGGAGTACACAAACCGCACCAGTGTCTAgagacaaacaaatgtttttagcAAGTTAATGTCAAGCATCAGTCTTCTAAGCAGAGACTGGAGTAAACAGAACAAGAATTGAAAACAGAATCGTTAGAAATGGAAAGTTAGAAATTATTAAAGGTGCAATCCGTAACGTTTGCCTCTCAGTCGCCATctgtgtttgaaacataaaattgcaggtgactttatttacatttacatttaggcaattggcagacgcttttatccaaagcgacttacaatgctttatcctatacattttacaaagctacttgcaatcccctgggatcgaacccacgttgttaacgcaatgctcttgccactgagctacaggaaagctttatgTGGCTACTGTGTCTTTACgtttgttaaacaaaaaaccTAACAAATAAGGCAACCtcttaaattataaatcattacattAAGCAGTACTTAACATTGATTTTTCTGGTTTAAACGTTACAGCTTGCAGCTTTGTCTAAACATAgcctttcctgtagctcagtggtaagagcattgccttaacaacacaaggttgtgagttcgatcccagaggatatcacatacctatgtataaatgaatatgatatgtataggataatacataaaagcgtctgccaaatgcataaatgtaaactcaatgaagcagaaaaaaataatcagaGTGTACTATATTTAGATATATGTAGGTATACGTTTaagcaaaacaatacattttgataACTGTGAACTACTTATAATAATTAGAACTTTCTCCCAAGTCAAGTGGGATAGACCggttaaaataacaacaaagaaaatgaattgtgccaagaaaaaaaatctaatcaaattaaaaaaaaaaaaaaacaataatattgtttttacgTGTATTTTAGAAATGGATAAGGCTCCATATCACCCGAGGTGTTTTTATGCGGGTGAAAACCGGGTCAGAAACAGTGGACTGGAAAGGTAACAATTACATGCAAAACTAAAAGGGTTTCTTAACTTTCTCTAGAGCCGTGTATATTAATATACTATTGAACTATAactaaatgcaaaaaacattgTACTTCTATATGTATGTACTatcaattttacatttaatagtTTAAACAGGGCACAACTCAGTATGGCAGAATACCGCACTCACCTCACGTGGAATATGAAATTTGTCCACCACACCCAGCTCATAGTACATCTTGATGCCACATTTCACCAGGTCCAACTCAGAGAACTCAAAATCACAGAAGTGAAACTCCAAGATCTCAGACTGCTTTGAATCTGGCAGCACACCAACCTGTAGAAAACAACAGCATCAGGACACACAGTTCTAAAAAGAGCATTAACATTACattgattattttgtgtgtgtgtgtttaccagAATTTTCTGCAGCTCGTCCTCTTCACATTCATCGGGTTCTTTACCATACAGCTCACGTGTGTTCTGCACAGAGTTTCACTTTGTTGATGTTCAAAGTTTCTTACTTTTATTAAACTATTAATCACAATGAAGCCAAATAGGATCTCCTGCTATTTCGCTTTGTGTCATTTTGCAGAAACCCACCAAGATATTCTGAATCTCATCTTTCCTGCACTTGACATGGTACATGACCATATCCTGAAATATGTCCTTGCGATTCTCCAGCTTGTTCATCTTGTCATACGTGTCTGTGTTCAGCACTGACCAGCCCAGAAACTGAGTGAGTGACTGAAATACATTCACATTAAGATTGACACGAAGCTAGTTGAATCTGAATTACATAACCAGAGGACAAGAATATCAAAAACAGCTTCTCAGATCAAATTAATTGGTGAAAAAAACAAGTTCCCTCAGGAACAGACTGTAGTTCTACATTAAAGTGAAACTCAAAGATTTATTTGGATCAGAATCCACCCAAACCTCAGCATAATACAATGAGAACATGTCATACTTTCAGGACTAAACAAAGAAAAGATGTAAAGTTATTCACAGATGAATAATGCAGAGCGTGTTGATCCATCCATTATTATTTCTATAGCTATGAATCAGTACCGTTCCATATTCTGGCTTCATATACCTCCATTAGCGTTTCATCCATTTCATCAAATGGCTTTCCATCTTTCCTATTATAGAATGTGGCCACGCCAACGATTTCCTCTTTCTTGTTCACGATAGGCAAGGAGAGAACATTCTTTATTGTCCATCCAGATTCA
This genomic window contains:
- the pde6a gene encoding LOW QUALITY PROTEIN: rod cGMP-specific 3',5'-cyclic phosphodiesterase subunit alpha (The sequence of the model RefSeq protein was modified relative to this genomic sequence to represent the inferred CDS: inserted 1 base in 1 codon) yields the protein MAAVDKDLAEKFLDSNPTFAKQYYDTRFRAKVISDLLSTTKKTEVDISSYHELNSVEECEIIFDMVRDMQENLQMERAVFNLMRHLSFMMRADRMSLFMYRQRNGIAELATRLFNVHKDATMEECLVQPDSEIVYPLDTGIVGHVATVKKTVNVTDVTQDCHFSEFVDTLTEYQTKNVIATPIMNGKDMVAVMMAVNKINGPHFTAQDEETLKKYLNFANLVLRVFHLSYLHNCETRRGQVLLWSASKVFEELTDIERQFHKALYTVRAFLNCDRYSVGLLDMTKTKEFFDLWPVLMGEVPPYSGPKTPDGREVNFYKVIDYXLHGKEDIKVIPNPTADHWALVSGLPTYVAENGLICNIMNAAEDEFFNFQKEPLDESGWTIKNVLSLPIVNKKEEIVGVATFYNRKDGKPFDEMDETLMESLTQFLGWSVLNTDTYDKMNKLENRKDIFQDMVMYHVKCRKDEIQNILNTRELYGKEPDECEEDELQKILVGVLPDSKQSEILEFHFCDFEFSELDLVKCGIKMYYELGVVDKFHIPRETLVRFVYSVSKGYRRITYHNWRHGFNVGQTMFTLLMTGDLKRYYTDLETMAMVTAGLCHDIDHRGTNNLYQMKSGNPLAKLHGSSILERHHLEFGKTLLRDESLNIYQNLTRRQHETVIHLMDIAIIATDLALYFKKRAMFQKIVDQSKTYESWDDWTKYMMYETTRKEIVMAMMMTACDLSAIAKPWEIQSKVALSVAAEFWEQGDLERTVLEQQPIPMMDRNKADELPKLQCGFIDFVCAFVYKEFSRFHVEITPMLERLLNNRKEWNALKEIHEAKVAKLDEAKKAKEEAGAAALAAKQGSTAQTSQSKTCVIT